A single region of the Sandaracinaceae bacterium genome encodes:
- a CDS encoding serine acetyltransferase, which produces MTTDIKRHEELAQLLDAIVQSYDGPEEINNLDSAALPNERKVIEAYEHLKPIIYMGFYSKRSLNRGNLRYAVSEHLYPACEILVEQIGRACTYEHRVGRCPGKPPSWGEEATLRLVQRIPMLRARLNGDVLAAYQGDPAAPSVEEVVFSYPSIEAITAYRIAHELHIAGVPLLPRIITEYAHSLTGMDIHPGAVVGERFFVDHGTGVVIGATCVIGDDVKLYQGVTLGALSLPRGGATDTGGQRHPTLEDGVTVYAGASILGGDTVIGKGSVIGGNVWLTRSVPPGSKIFGRARDE; this is translated from the coding sequence ATGACCACCGACATCAAGCGGCACGAGGAGCTGGCCCAGCTGCTGGACGCCATCGTCCAGAGCTATGACGGCCCCGAGGAGATCAACAACCTCGACAGCGCTGCGCTCCCCAACGAACGCAAGGTGATCGAGGCCTACGAGCACCTGAAACCCATCATCTACATGGGCTTCTACTCCAAGCGCTCGCTCAACCGGGGCAACCTGCGCTACGCGGTCAGCGAGCACCTCTACCCAGCGTGCGAGATCCTCGTCGAGCAGATCGGCCGGGCCTGCACCTACGAGCATCGCGTGGGCCGTTGCCCGGGCAAGCCACCCAGCTGGGGCGAGGAGGCAACGCTGCGGCTGGTCCAGCGCATCCCCATGCTCCGCGCGCGCCTCAACGGCGACGTGCTGGCGGCCTATCAGGGAGATCCGGCCGCACCCAGCGTGGAGGAGGTGGTCTTCAGCTACCCCAGCATCGAGGCCATCACCGCCTATCGCATCGCGCACGAGCTACACATCGCGGGGGTGCCGCTCTTGCCGCGCATCATCACGGAGTACGCGCACTCGCTGACCGGCATGGACATCCACCCGGGTGCAGTGGTCGGCGAGCGCTTCTTCGTGGACCACGGCACGGGTGTCGTCATCGGCGCGACGTGCGTCATCGGCGACGACGTGAAGCTCTACCAAGGCGTCACGCTGGGCGCTCTGAGCCTCCCGCGCGGAGGCGCCACCGACACGGGCGGGCAACGGCACCCCACCCTGGAGGACGGGGTCACGGTGTACGCGGGGGCGAGCATCCTGGGCGGCGACACGGTCATCGGGAAGGGCTCGGTCATCGGCGGGAACGTGTGGCTCACCCGCTCCGTCCCGCCCGGCTCCAAGATCTTCGGGAGGGCACGCGATGAGTGA
- a CDS encoding TetR/AcrR family transcriptional regulator C-terminal domain-containing protein, with translation MTTRGRLSRERILEDALRIVDTEGLQGLTIRRLAQELDVTPMAVYRHFKNKSDILDGLIELVIAEGGATEHDTEGWQAWIEVTFMRMRASLLQHPGVLPLMGSSASYGLQSLRIIEKLLGALRGAGLDGDAVARMLHVLVSYTLGAVAIEIAAREQQQSLEGGTQLESQRKLRERFEGADITEFPNLVALAPKLSRFVEEAEFELGLRQIIHSFTP, from the coding sequence ATGACGACCCGCGGCAGACTCTCACGGGAGCGCATCTTGGAGGATGCGCTCCGCATCGTGGACACCGAAGGCCTGCAAGGGCTGACGATTCGGCGTCTGGCGCAGGAGCTCGACGTCACGCCCATGGCCGTGTACCGGCACTTCAAGAACAAGAGCGACATCCTGGACGGCTTGATCGAGCTCGTCATCGCGGAGGGCGGCGCCACCGAGCACGACACGGAGGGCTGGCAGGCCTGGATCGAGGTCACGTTCATGCGCATGCGCGCGTCCCTGCTGCAGCACCCGGGTGTGCTGCCGCTGATGGGCAGCAGCGCGAGCTACGGGCTGCAGTCGCTGCGCATCATCGAGAAGCTGCTGGGCGCCCTGCGCGGCGCGGGCCTCGACGGTGACGCCGTCGCCCGCATGCTGCACGTGCTGGTGAGCTACACGCTCGGCGCGGTGGCCATCGAGATCGCGGCGCGCGAGCAGCAGCAGAGCCTCGAGGGCGGCACCCAGCTGGAGTCGCAGCGCAAGCTGCGGGAGCGCTTCGAGGGCGCGGACATCACCGAGTTCCCCAACCTGGTGGCGCTGGCCCCCAAGCTGTCGCGCTTCGTCGAAGAGGCCGAGTTCGAGCTGGGGCTGCGCCAGATCATCCACTCGTTCACGCCCTGA
- a CDS encoding nuclear transport factor 2 family protein — protein sequence MSETHSDVARALFAAIAAGDVAAVDALYHDDAVVFMNTTGATLEKRKMLGVIRFLSTQVSQLRYEDVRLQPTPTGFVQQHVLACRAPGGEEVRAHACLVAVVEDGRIRRLDEYLDAAAIAPLTTPR from the coding sequence ATGAGTGAGACCCACTCCGACGTGGCGCGGGCGCTGTTCGCAGCCATCGCGGCAGGGGACGTCGCCGCGGTGGACGCCCTCTATCACGACGACGCGGTGGTCTTCATGAACACCACCGGCGCCACGCTCGAGAAGCGCAAGATGCTGGGCGTCATCCGCTTCCTCAGCACGCAGGTGAGCCAGCTGCGCTACGAGGACGTGCGCCTGCAGCCCACACCGACCGGCTTCGTGCAGCAGCACGTGCTGGCGTGTCGCGCTCCAGGGGGCGAGGAAGTGCGCGCGCACGCCTGCCTGGTGGCCGTCGTGGAGGACGGGCGCATCCGACGCCTGGACGAGTACCTGGACGCCGCCGCCATCGCCCCGCTGACCACCCCGCGCTGA
- a CDS encoding SRPBCC family protein codes for MQVIGNVSASIDKVWELYRPFGEMDKWWHIYGFMKLLPPGKDEIGAIRNFQTLPDKNVYQERLVERDDENHSLRYDLVMVAPSVPTLNGIATIVSMRAVSEAVTEVTWRAWVDAGRMVIGMIKQVQAPGYQSGIEALDRYFNPSLGKVHVKVEAASNLPSSGDGIIERFIPPSPYVMVELNGAQHQNVTPVHASHSPIFGKTVTLDVLDKEGSLGFSVFESRLGHDLLVGHATVDLHTLEDGVPKSLSLPVEGSANATLAVQLTLQLSDGESRLGPTASQAHVDALEHMASIVDAAKAKVMAIVGNMLTPETARWEYDTYPIDPMPRMVKGLPRSQALSPKKTAAMVERLLEYAFSQIGTPARLAAADPASLAKYDAFFGDFIQPPEYTLAHWQDDAELCRQLVQGLNPMLITRVEDKAAVPDALRSLAAQGKGVEELIADKRLFMVDYRDLLGLEQKAPMFFYAPILLVYKELLDGGESRLNILGIQLDREGGPVYTPGSKAPNRYLLAKMHVACADNQVHQFIWHLGLAHLGVEPMAVAAHNQLIQPGHPLGAFLAPHFVDTLGINFLARQTLVAQTDAITDNTFALGTAQGVEIVSRAWKEYDFFGMSFPEQLLARGFDRGEADGLSGYLFRDDGYRIWDALGRYTLGTVSALYANDAAVAADPAIQAWAAESSRPDGAYIKGFPHAIGTRQLLADCLRVIVWTASAMHSTLNYPQYPYTATPLNRAASMYKPMPEGTDDIDASFLLEAMPPSQVALFQGMFSWLLSTPSEATLLGFDAVGAAHPEVHQAFQAELAEIGKIIAQRNQQLRDRGLPEYTYLLPANIAASINI; via the coding sequence GTGCAGGTTATTGGAAATGTAAGCGCGTCGATTGACAAGGTATGGGAGCTCTACCGTCCGTTTGGGGAGATGGACAAATGGTGGCACATCTACGGATTCATGAAGCTGCTACCGCCGGGCAAGGACGAGATCGGCGCCATCCGGAACTTCCAGACGCTGCCCGACAAGAACGTCTATCAAGAGCGACTCGTCGAGCGCGACGACGAGAACCACAGCCTGCGCTACGACTTGGTGATGGTGGCGCCCTCGGTCCCGACGCTGAACGGCATCGCGACCATCGTCTCCATGCGCGCCGTGTCCGAGGCGGTCACCGAGGTGACGTGGCGCGCCTGGGTGGACGCCGGCCGCATGGTGATCGGGATGATCAAGCAGGTCCAGGCTCCCGGCTATCAGAGCGGAATCGAGGCACTCGATCGTTACTTCAATCCATCTCTCGGGAAGGTGCATGTCAAGGTCGAAGCGGCATCCAATCTGCCTTCATCGGGTGACGGAATCATCGAGAGGTTCATTCCTCCGAGCCCGTACGTCATGGTCGAGCTCAACGGCGCGCAGCACCAGAACGTGACGCCCGTGCACGCCAGTCATTCGCCAATCTTCGGCAAGACGGTGACGCTGGACGTCCTCGACAAGGAGGGTAGCCTGGGGTTCAGCGTGTTCGAGAGCAGGCTCGGTCACGACCTGCTGGTCGGGCACGCCACGGTCGACCTCCACACGCTCGAGGACGGCGTCCCGAAGTCCCTCTCGCTACCCGTCGAGGGCAGCGCGAACGCGACGCTCGCCGTGCAGCTCACGCTGCAGCTGAGCGATGGGGAGTCGCGGCTCGGGCCCACCGCGTCGCAGGCTCACGTGGACGCGCTGGAGCACATGGCGTCCATCGTCGACGCGGCCAAGGCCAAGGTGATGGCCATCGTGGGCAACATGTTGACGCCCGAGACCGCGCGCTGGGAGTACGACACCTACCCCATCGACCCGATGCCGCGGATGGTGAAGGGCTTGCCCCGCAGCCAGGCCCTCTCGCCCAAGAAGACCGCCGCGATGGTGGAGCGGCTGCTCGAGTATGCGTTCTCCCAGATTGGGACACCGGCGCGCCTCGCCGCCGCAGACCCCGCCTCCCTCGCGAAGTACGACGCCTTCTTCGGTGACTTCATCCAGCCGCCCGAGTACACGCTCGCCCACTGGCAGGACGACGCCGAGCTCTGCCGTCAGCTGGTGCAGGGCCTGAACCCCATGCTCATCACGCGCGTCGAGGACAAGGCCGCCGTCCCCGACGCGCTGCGGTCGCTGGCCGCGCAAGGGAAGGGGGTAGAGGAGCTCATCGCAGACAAGCGCCTGTTCATGGTGGACTACCGCGACCTGCTGGGGCTCGAGCAGAAGGCGCCGATGTTCTTCTACGCGCCCATCCTGCTGGTCTACAAGGAGCTGCTCGACGGGGGCGAGAGCCGGCTCAACATCCTCGGCATCCAGCTCGATCGCGAGGGGGGGCCGGTCTACACGCCCGGTTCCAAGGCGCCCAACCGCTACCTGCTGGCCAAGATGCACGTCGCCTGCGCCGACAACCAGGTGCACCAGTTCATCTGGCACCTGGGGCTGGCGCACCTGGGCGTGGAGCCCATGGCGGTGGCGGCGCACAACCAGCTCATCCAGCCGGGCCACCCTCTCGGAGCGTTCCTGGCCCCGCACTTCGTCGACACGCTGGGCATCAACTTCCTCGCGCGCCAGACGCTCGTCGCCCAGACCGACGCCATCACCGACAACACCTTCGCGCTCGGCACCGCGCAGGGCGTCGAGATCGTGTCGCGCGCGTGGAAGGAGTACGACTTCTTCGGGATGAGCTTCCCGGAGCAGCTGCTCGCCCGAGGCTTCGACCGGGGCGAGGCGGACGGCCTCTCGGGCTACCTCTTCCGCGACGACGGCTACCGTATCTGGGATGCGCTCGGGCGCTACACGCTGGGCACGGTATCGGCGCTCTACGCGAACGACGCGGCCGTCGCGGCCGACCCGGCCATCCAGGCGTGGGCCGCCGAGAGCTCACGACCCGACGGCGCATACATCAAGGGCTTCCCCCACGCCATCGGCACACGGCAGCTGCTGGCCGACTGCCTGCGCGTGATCGTGTGGACCGCCAGCGCGATGCACTCGACGCTGAACTACCCCCAGTACCCCTACACGGCCACGCCCCTGAACCGCGCGGCGTCCATGTACAAGCCCATGCCGGAAGGCACGGACGACATCGACGCGTCGTTCCTGCTCGAGGCCATGCCCCCGAGCCAGGTCGCGCTGTTCCAGGGCATGTTCTCGTGGCTCCTGTCCACGCCGTCCGAGGCCACGCTGCTCGGCTTCGACGCGGTGGGGGCAGCGCACCCCGAGGTGCACCAGGCCTTCCAGGCAGAGCTCGCCGAGATCGGCAAGATCATCGCGCAGCGCAACCAGCAGCTCCGCGACCGAGGGCTGCCGGAGTACACGTACCTGCTCCCGGCCAACATCGCCGCGAGCATCAACATCTGA
- a CDS encoding 2,3-dihydroxybiphenyl 1,2-dioxygenase, translating to MSLNDSVPPPAAQDARPSTPPPGGSAASPGTAEDIFARGRARLPLVKVVGVSHIVLERPLLDDMRHFLLDFGLRRSAQDRHGDYFRGSSGAHHLVAVRRAPTPRFAGVAFVAAERSDLDVLTRVAGASGVEPTDEAGGGERVRLRSPSGLEVQVVHGVRELAPLQTRAALSTNRVRQRHRVNSPQRRDRGPAQVERLAAVSWQTPDVEHDAGWFMQTFGLIASDYLVLGERTKQAMGAFLRVDLGRTPVDHHAVALFAGPRGRLLSASFEVLDFDDIAVGGEHLYATGAKHVWGPGRHEAGSALFDYWRDPHGDVLGHVSDGDLFNAEIVPREVRLSRSALQQWGRPLPPDFFDAQQESGPLRQLGGLITNDHAARRWARFARALR from the coding sequence ATGAGCCTGAACGACTCCGTGCCGCCCCCGGCCGCGCAGGACGCGCGCCCCTCGACGCCTCCCCCGGGAGGCTCCGCCGCCTCGCCGGGCACCGCCGAGGACATCTTCGCGCGGGGCCGGGCGCGCTTACCGCTCGTGAAGGTGGTGGGGGTCTCGCACATCGTCTTGGAGCGCCCCCTGCTCGACGACATGCGGCACTTCCTCTTGGACTTCGGGCTGCGTCGCAGCGCACAAGACCGCCACGGCGACTACTTCCGGGGCAGCTCCGGCGCACACCACCTGGTGGCCGTCCGACGCGCACCCACGCCGCGCTTCGCCGGCGTCGCGTTCGTGGCCGCCGAGCGCAGCGACCTCGACGTGCTCACGCGCGTGGCCGGCGCCAGCGGCGTCGAGCCCACCGACGAGGCGGGCGGCGGAGAGCGCGTGCGGCTGCGCAGCCCCTCGGGGCTCGAGGTGCAGGTGGTACACGGGGTGCGCGAGCTCGCGCCCCTACAGACGCGCGCCGCGCTCTCCACCAACCGCGTGCGCCAGCGCCACCGCGTGAACAGCCCGCAGCGGCGCGACCGTGGGCCCGCACAGGTGGAGCGGCTGGCCGCCGTGTCGTGGCAGACCCCAGACGTGGAGCACGACGCGGGTTGGTTCATGCAGACGTTCGGGCTCATCGCGTCCGACTACCTCGTGCTCGGCGAGCGCACGAAGCAGGCCATGGGCGCTTTCCTGCGCGTGGACCTGGGGCGCACGCCGGTCGACCACCACGCCGTCGCCCTGTTCGCGGGGCCGCGCGGTCGGCTCCTCTCCGCCAGCTTCGAGGTGCTCGACTTCGACGACATCGCGGTCGGCGGAGAGCACCTCTACGCCACGGGCGCCAAGCACGTCTGGGGTCCGGGACGCCACGAGGCGGGCAGCGCGCTGTTCGACTACTGGCGCGACCCGCACGGTGACGTGCTCGGCCACGTGTCGGACGGTGACCTGTTCAACGCAGAGATCGTCCCACGCGAGGTGCGGCTCAGCCGGTCCGCCCTGCAGCAATGGGGCCGACCGCTGCCCCCCGACTTCTTCGACGCGCAGCAGGAGAGCGGCCCCCTCCGCCAGCTGGGGGGGCTCATCACCAACGACCACGCCGCGCGCCGTTGGGCCCGCTTCGCGCGCGCGCTGCGCTGA
- a CDS encoding enoyl-CoA hydratase/isomerase family protein yields MTDDNTPESAAEPCLLTHDEGRVRVLTLNRPRALNAFNQELYLALAEALRATDADPQVRVAVLTGAGDAFTAGQDLSEMASMANAKGVIGFEVLLDTLAEFGKPLLAAVNGVGLGLGLTILLHTDINFMADEAKLKCPFVTLGVVPEAGSSFLLPHVMGYQRTAEYLFSARYMSAEEAREAGLVLETLPRAQLMPRVLEVAETIAKQPPAAVRETKRLMRHATRDEARAARAREAEEFKARMVSPEFREAMLAFKEKRAPNFD; encoded by the coding sequence ATGACCGACGACAACACCCCCGAGAGCGCGGCCGAGCCCTGCCTGCTGACCCACGACGAAGGGCGCGTGCGCGTCCTCACCCTGAACCGCCCCCGCGCCCTCAACGCCTTCAACCAGGAGCTTTACCTGGCCCTGGCGGAGGCCCTGCGCGCCACCGACGCGGACCCGCAGGTGCGCGTGGCCGTGCTGACCGGAGCGGGCGACGCGTTCACCGCGGGACAGGACCTGAGCGAGATGGCGAGCATGGCCAACGCCAAGGGCGTCATCGGCTTCGAGGTGCTGCTGGACACGCTCGCCGAGTTCGGCAAGCCCCTCTTGGCGGCGGTCAACGGCGTAGGGCTGGGACTGGGCCTGACCATCCTGCTTCACACGGACATCAACTTCATGGCGGACGAGGCCAAGCTGAAGTGCCCGTTCGTGACCCTGGGCGTCGTCCCGGAGGCCGGCAGCAGCTTCCTCCTGCCGCACGTCATGGGCTATCAGCGCACGGCCGAGTACCTCTTCAGCGCGCGCTACATGAGCGCCGAAGAGGCCCGCGAGGCAGGGCTCGTGCTGGAGACGCTGCCGCGCGCGCAGCTGATGCCCCGCGTGCTGGAGGTGGCCGAGACGATCGCCAAGCAGCCGCCCGCAGCCGTGCGCGAGACCAAGCGCCTGATGCGGCACGCCACGCGCGACGAAGCCCGGGCGGCGCGTGCGCGTGAGGCGGAGGAGTTCAAGGCGCGCATGGTGTCGCCGGAGTTCCGAGAGGCCATGCTGGCGTTCAAGGAGAAGCGCGCGCCGAACTTCGACTGA
- a CDS encoding aromatic ring-hydroxylating dioxygenase subunit alpha, with protein MKRDKEIELLGESLTLMRERRRPATAEEALVPVSDYTDPARFERELACVFRRELNVVALSTDVAGPGDFVRADVLGAPALVVRGTDGQLRAFLNVCRHRGATVELRPAGRCERFVCPYHAWTYDTDGALRRARHPEGFPTLVAAEHGLVELPCVERAGLVFVCPTPGAAPPALPSECADELTHVLGLRPTAYASYSRVVAANWKLIVEGGIESYHFSVAHKDTIAPFFTDTSSTWERIGAHTRQVLPKRSLQELDAIPSERWRIRDHTHIVYSLHPNAMVLLQKSHFDLILMTPLAVDSTRITVLSVGVGQEDPALATKAKQFMQRNHEFTVLTLEEDFVLGEQIQRGIATGANTHFRFGGYEGALTDFRRHLEAELARSSDAPG; from the coding sequence ATGAAGCGCGACAAGGAGATCGAGCTGCTGGGGGAGTCGTTGACCCTGATGCGTGAGCGGCGGCGCCCCGCGACCGCGGAGGAAGCGCTGGTCCCGGTCTCGGACTACACGGACCCGGCGCGCTTCGAGCGAGAGCTGGCGTGCGTGTTCCGGCGCGAGCTCAATGTCGTGGCCTTGTCGACGGACGTGGCTGGGCCTGGGGACTTCGTCCGCGCGGACGTGCTCGGCGCGCCCGCCCTCGTGGTCCGCGGGACCGACGGGCAGCTGCGCGCCTTCCTCAACGTGTGTCGGCATCGTGGCGCGACAGTCGAGCTGCGGCCGGCCGGTCGCTGTGAGCGCTTCGTGTGCCCGTATCACGCGTGGACGTACGATACCGACGGTGCGCTGCGACGGGCACGTCACCCCGAGGGCTTCCCCACGCTGGTCGCCGCGGAGCACGGCTTGGTCGAGCTCCCGTGCGTCGAGCGCGCCGGGCTGGTCTTCGTGTGTCCCACGCCCGGCGCGGCGCCGCCTGCGTTGCCGTCGGAGTGCGCCGACGAGCTCACGCACGTCCTCGGGCTACGCCCCACGGCTTACGCGTCGTACTCGCGTGTGGTCGCCGCCAACTGGAAGCTCATCGTCGAGGGGGGCATCGAGTCGTACCACTTCAGCGTCGCGCACAAGGACACCATCGCGCCGTTCTTCACGGACACGTCATCCACCTGGGAGCGCATCGGCGCGCACACGCGACAGGTGCTGCCAAAGCGGTCGCTGCAGGAGCTCGACGCCATCCCGAGCGAGCGGTGGCGCATCCGCGACCACACGCACATCGTCTACTCGCTGCACCCCAACGCGATGGTGCTGCTCCAGAAGTCGCACTTCGATCTGATCCTGATGACACCCCTCGCGGTCGACAGCACGCGCATCACCGTGCTCAGCGTCGGGGTCGGCCAGGAGGACCCCGCGCTCGCCACCAAGGCCAAGCAGTTCATGCAGCGGAACCACGAGTTCACCGTGCTGACGCTGGAGGAGGACTTCGTCCTCGGCGAGCAGATCCAGCGAGGCATCGCGACGGGCGCCAACACCCACTTTCGCTTCGGCGGCTACGAGGGTGCGCTGACCGACTTTCGGCGGCACTTGGAGGCCGAGCTCGCTCGATCCAGCGACGCACCAGGTTGA
- a CDS encoding patatin-like phospholipase family protein — protein MNVDIVFEGGGAKGLALNGAVAALEARGCTFGRLVGTSAGAITATLGALGYDGPSLMRLSLEQNAQGQSRMTEFIATPDPFSREELLHSSMGGALHALDLPLVPETIESRVDVAVMRGLLKLHFFPSVFSLVERGGLFSARGFVRWMAEQMDAGGRNASSLTFAQLYERTGRSLSLVVTDTAATAMRVLNHHTTPDCPVLWGVRMSMSIPFFWPEVVWLPAWGRYLGEDLSGHTFVDGGVVSNFALRLLISDDDWVQEVMGDPPTPEDDVVGLYLDDTLTPGGAPEGISLADHLGVEDTHGKVVGRLERVVNAMMSAGDLDEARLHEALVCRLPVKGYGTTEFHMSQERIQHILRAGFDSGDAWFRRWRAAEAPARAAS, from the coding sequence ATGAACGTCGACATCGTGTTCGAAGGGGGCGGCGCCAAGGGCTTGGCGCTGAACGGCGCGGTCGCCGCGCTCGAGGCCCGGGGGTGCACCTTCGGGAGGCTCGTCGGGACCTCGGCCGGGGCCATCACGGCCACGCTCGGGGCGCTCGGCTACGACGGCCCGAGCTTGATGCGGCTCAGCCTGGAGCAGAACGCGCAAGGACAGTCGCGCATGACCGAGTTCATCGCGACGCCCGACCCGTTCTCCCGGGAGGAGCTGCTCCACAGCAGCATGGGGGGAGCGCTGCACGCGTTGGACCTGCCGCTCGTCCCCGAGACCATCGAGTCCCGCGTGGACGTCGCGGTCATGCGGGGCCTCCTGAAGCTGCACTTCTTTCCGAGCGTGTTCTCGCTGGTCGAGCGCGGCGGGCTCTTCTCGGCCCGCGGCTTCGTGCGCTGGATGGCGGAGCAGATGGACGCGGGGGGACGCAACGCCAGCTCCCTCACGTTCGCACAGCTCTACGAGCGGACGGGGCGGTCGCTGTCGCTGGTGGTCACCGACACCGCGGCGACCGCCATGCGCGTCCTCAACCACCACACGACGCCGGACTGCCCGGTGCTGTGGGGCGTGCGGATGTCGATGAGCATCCCGTTCTTCTGGCCCGAGGTGGTCTGGCTCCCCGCGTGGGGGCGCTACCTCGGCGAGGACCTGAGCGGTCACACGTTCGTGGACGGCGGCGTGGTCTCCAACTTCGCGCTGCGCCTGCTCATCTCGGACGACGACTGGGTGCAGGAGGTCATGGGGGATCCCCCCACGCCCGAGGACGACGTGGTGGGGCTCTACCTGGACGACACCCTCACGCCCGGCGGCGCCCCGGAGGGCATCTCGCTCGCGGATCACCTCGGGGTCGAGGACACCCACGGGAAGGTCGTCGGGCGGCTCGAGCGCGTCGTGAACGCGATGATGTCGGCGGGCGACCTCGACGAGGCGCGTCTGCACGAAGCGCTGGTGTGCCGCTTGCCCGTGAAGGGCTACGGGACGACCGAGTTCCACATGTCGCAGGAGCGCATCCAGCACATCCTGCGCGCGGGCTTCGACTCGGGTGACGCGTGGTTCCGGCGGTGGCGCGCGGCAGAAGCGCCTGCGCGGGCCGCGAGTTGA
- a CDS encoding TetR/AcrR family transcriptional regulator, with amino-acid sequence MPAGQTQRGSRTRERLLQAATEELVVHDGALEFAAVASRAGVSAGAPYRHFASKSDLLVALIDSFYDEWEALAYRPTLSEVSDDWWLCEKERIRLSVTFHYGHALGALMQQQLLGDAVAVRHQRVRGERLIAGAAKNVARGQRLGRVPAHIDAELAGALLMGGVGQCLRVALARPRRLSRQRVVRELQDFMQRVLCIEDEVAS; translated from the coding sequence ATGCCCGCAGGACAGACACAGCGCGGTAGTCGAACGCGTGAGCGCCTCCTCCAGGCGGCCACGGAGGAGCTGGTCGTGCACGACGGCGCGCTCGAGTTCGCGGCCGTGGCGAGCCGCGCGGGCGTGTCGGCCGGGGCGCCATACCGGCACTTCGCGTCCAAGAGCGACCTGCTCGTCGCGCTGATCGACTCGTTCTACGACGAGTGGGAGGCGCTCGCGTACCGGCCCACGCTCTCCGAGGTGTCCGACGACTGGTGGCTCTGCGAGAAGGAGCGCATCCGCCTGTCCGTGACGTTCCACTACGGGCACGCGCTGGGCGCACTGATGCAGCAGCAGCTGCTCGGCGATGCGGTCGCGGTGAGGCACCAGCGCGTGCGCGGCGAGCGCCTGATCGCGGGCGCCGCCAAGAACGTCGCGCGGGGCCAGCGCCTTGGTCGGGTGCCCGCACACATCGACGCCGAGCTCGCGGGGGCGCTGCTGATGGGTGGGGTGGGGCAGTGCCTGCGCGTCGCCCTGGCGCGCCCCCGGCGGTTGTCGCGCCAGCGGGTGGTGCGGGAGCTCCAGGACTTCATGCAGCGTGTGCTGTGCATCGAGGACGAGGTGGCGTCATGA
- a CDS encoding methyltransferase, with translation MSVRPDIAAVFPRVLGLLRETEDVVVERPAGGSHPAWAQRRGWADWLLSLSDEQVHEAEHDPAGWLAGQRCAPASLRALAAGAADVSAPWGEGRDPSARTLERHVKRRKQVQLDAFAGVAQRQFAGVTRVVDLGAGHGHLTRALARALRPEETLGVDWNQARVARAIDLAGVEGPRFVHADGSDGDGLTLRPHDLVVGLHPCGDLGDALVSRARDARAHVLAVSCCFQETAAAARGALSAEGKTAGFTVPKRALGLANLAPVSFEGSGSLADKRAWRESRLALRLLLEARGLYVEPGAEAQGVPKDRLRQGLEVVVALSLAARGLPPATAAEVAAASTRAARAHAVDARMALPRHALARVLELAIVLDRARLLDESGWRTEVVPLFSARTSPRNLAIVAAAPG, from the coding sequence GTGTCGGTCAGGCCGGACATCGCTGCGGTGTTTCCACGGGTCCTCGGCCTCCTTCGGGAGACCGAGGACGTCGTGGTCGAGCGCCCCGCCGGGGGGTCTCATCCTGCGTGGGCCCAACGACGTGGCTGGGCGGACTGGCTCCTGTCGCTCTCGGACGAGCAGGTGCACGAGGCCGAGCACGACCCGGCGGGCTGGCTCGCGGGGCAGCGATGCGCGCCTGCTTCGCTGCGTGCGCTGGCCGCGGGGGCGGCGGACGTCTCTGCGCCTTGGGGTGAGGGACGCGACCCGAGCGCTCGAACGCTCGAACGCCACGTCAAGCGCAGGAAGCAGGTGCAGCTCGACGCGTTCGCCGGGGTGGCGCAGCGCCAGTTCGCGGGGGTGACGCGGGTCGTGGACCTGGGCGCAGGGCACGGTCACCTCACCCGCGCGCTCGCCCGTGCGCTGCGGCCCGAAGAGACGCTCGGCGTGGACTGGAACCAGGCTCGTGTCGCGCGCGCGATTGACCTCGCCGGTGTGGAGGGGCCACGCTTCGTGCACGCCGACGGCTCGGACGGAGACGGACTCACGCTGCGGCCGCATGACCTGGTCGTGGGGCTGCATCCCTGCGGCGACCTCGGGGACGCGCTGGTGAGCCGCGCGAGAGACGCGCGTGCGCACGTGCTGGCCGTGAGCTGCTGCTTCCAGGAGACGGCCGCCGCCGCGCGCGGAGCGCTCTCTGCCGAGGGCAAGACAGCGGGCTTCACTGTGCCCAAGCGCGCGCTCGGGCTCGCGAACCTCGCGCCCGTGTCGTTCGAGGGCAGCGGGAGCCTCGCGGACAAGCGGGCGTGGCGCGAGTCACGGCTGGCCCTGCGACTGTTGCTGGAAGCCCGAGGTCTCTACGTCGAACCCGGCGCCGAGGCGCAGGGGGTCCCGAAGGATCGACTCCGGCAGGGGCTCGAAGTGGTGGTCGCCTTGTCGCTCGCCGCGCGAGGTCTCCCGCCCGCGACCGCCGCGGAGGTCGCCGCGGCGTCCACGCGGGCCGCGCGAGCCCACGCGGTGGACGCGCGCATGGCGCTGCCCCGTCACGCGCTGGCGCGCGTCCTCGAGCTGGCGATCGTGCTGGACCGGGCGCGGCTGCTCGACGAGAGCGGCTGGCGCACCGAAGTGGTGCCCTTGTTCTCCGCGCGTACCAGCCCGCGGAACCTGGCCATCGTGGCTGCGGCCCCGGGCTGA